In Halobaculum limi, one DNA window encodes the following:
- a CDS encoding carbohydrate ABC transporter permease yields the protein MSTESQRGDPAAGTRDGAYASAVRWMENLSETQYAYLLLTPALLLLGVIAFWPLLSTFRISLFADSLGAASVGGFVALDNYIAILTGQRTALLPSPFLPQELTVQAMFNSAVAVTLLFTIISVSFETVIGFAQALILDQDFRGRRWIRVAIILPWAIPIVVQGMIFYLMFQPNIGFLVGTAENPAFLNQIGLLSVTPLANAQDATMITIVADIWKTTAFMALLILAGMQSIDRSLFDVAKVAGASPWQRFKYITLPIILPTVLVAMLFRTIQAMRIYGLIETVAGCTTVPSLSCLVVTTFNNRLLGSSATIAFITAAIIGVVVSVYIVGYARGDMA from the coding sequence CGGAAACCCAGTACGCGTACCTGCTGTTGACACCAGCACTGCTGTTGCTCGGTGTCATCGCGTTCTGGCCGCTCCTCTCGACGTTCCGTATCTCGCTGTTCGCCGACAGCCTGGGTGCGGCGAGCGTCGGAGGATTCGTAGCACTCGACAACTACATCGCGATCCTCACCGGTCAGCGGACGGCGCTGTTGCCGTCGCCGTTCCTTCCACAGGAACTGACCGTGCAGGCGATGTTCAACAGTGCGGTCGCCGTGACCCTGCTGTTCACCATCATCAGCGTCTCCTTCGAGACGGTGATCGGATTCGCACAGGCACTGATCCTCGACCAGGACTTCCGCGGGCGGCGCTGGATCCGGGTTGCAATCATCCTCCCGTGGGCGATTCCCATCGTCGTCCAGGGGATGATCTTCTACCTGATGTTCCAGCCGAACATCGGGTTCCTCGTCGGGACCGCCGAAAATCCGGCATTCCTCAACCAGATCGGGCTACTGTCGGTGACGCCGCTCGCGAACGCACAGGACGCAACGATGATCACCATCGTGGCCGACATCTGGAAGACGACGGCGTTCATGGCGCTGCTCATCCTCGCAGGGATGCAGTCCATCGACCGCAGCCTCTTCGACGTCGCGAAGGTCGCAGGTGCGTCGCCGTGGCAGCGGTTCAAGTACATCACCCTGCCCATCATCCTGCCGACGGTGCTGGTCGCGATGCTGTTCCGCACCATCCAGGCGATGCGCATCTACGGACTCATCGAGACGGTCGCCGGGTGTACGACGGTTCCGTCGCTGTCGTGTCTGGTGGTGACGACGTTCAACAACCGACTGCTCGGCTCCTCGGCGACCATCGCGTTCATCACGGCGGCGATCATCGGGGTCGTCGTCTCGGTGTACATCGTCGGGTACGCACGTGGTGATATGGCATGA